Proteins co-encoded in one Dehalogenimonas sp. WBC-2 genomic window:
- a CDS encoding lipoprotein has protein sequence MKWNKVMAGTVPALIVTAGLLSGCAEVEADPSPTDVSNNISVDEIMASLVTAAAGIKTYEVTYDMTATLSGGGMDGQHMVTTYAMTIDAPGKKLFMDITSETSHGNLQGRTFMIDGIIYTKVDRSDLGNESGVWEKLVLSAEQRDQVWYSYNTSGQIPVLTEGAAVELQGTETVNGNQAYKIKVTPSTEKILEYLGGSAEEVADMMADPNQPKPEQVQVTIWVNTENYLPARMDTSLVFVSGDMSQTQVTSITYTSINQPVSITLPDEALAAIDVTDSIPDPANPPPPTEPNMDELQAELHNVKVAVTVALIEGNGTVVAYDNEIIPVGGKTGGVNDPGMYLVRDTKFAYTITADGTVYAGIPVP, from the coding sequence ATGAAATGGAATAAGGTAATGGCCGGAACAGTACCGGCTCTGATTGTGACGGCCGGGCTGCTAAGCGGCTGCGCTGAGGTAGAAGCTGACCCATCACCCACTGACGTGTCTAACAATATCTCCGTTGATGAGATTATGGCATCACTTGTAACCGCAGCCGCCGGAATAAAGACTTATGAGGTTACTTATGACATGACAGCGACCCTGTCCGGCGGCGGTATGGACGGTCAACATATGGTCACAACCTACGCCATGACTATAGATGCCCCCGGTAAAAAGCTGTTCATGGACATAACAAGTGAAACCAGCCACGGCAATTTGCAGGGACGCACATTTATGATTGACGGCATTATATACACCAAGGTAGACCGGTCCGACCTGGGAAATGAATCCGGAGTCTGGGAAAAATTGGTTCTGTCCGCCGAACAGAGGGATCAGGTCTGGTACTCTTATAACACTTCCGGCCAAATTCCGGTACTGACGGAAGGGGCGGCGGTAGAACTGCAGGGTACCGAAACGGTCAACGGCAATCAGGCCTATAAAATCAAGGTGACGCCAAGCACAGAAAAAATACTGGAATACCTGGGCGGTTCCGCTGAGGAAGTAGCCGACATGATGGCAGACCCGAACCAGCCCAAGCCGGAACAGGTACAGGTCACCATCTGGGTGAACACTGAAAATTATCTTCCAGCCAGGATGGATACATCACTCGTTTTTGTCAGCGGGGACATGAGTCAGACACAGGTCACTTCAATCACCTACACCAGTATTAACCAGCCGGTAAGTATCACCCTGCCAGACGAGGCGCTGGCGGCAATTGACGTTACGGACAGTATCCCCGATCCGGCTAATCCACCACCGCCGACGGAACCTAACATGGATGAACTTCAGGCAGAATTGCATAACGTGAAAGTGGCGGTGACGGTGGCGCTGATTGAAGGCAACGGCACGGTGGTGGCTTATGACAACGAGATTATACCAGTGGGAGGGAAGACGGGAGGCGTTAACGACCCTGGAATGTACCTGGTGCGGGATACCAAATTTGCCTATACCATAACCGCTGACGGCACGGTCTATGCAGGAATACCGGTACCATGA